The following are encoded together in the Anguilla rostrata isolate EN2019 chromosome 19, ASM1855537v3, whole genome shotgun sequence genome:
- the LOC135245553 gene encoding cysteine and glycine-rich protein 2-like, whose translation MPNWGGGKSCAVCQKTVYFAEEVQCDGKHFHKACFVCMVCRRWLDSTTLATHEQEVYCKSCYGKKHGPKGYGYGQGAGTLNMDRGERLGIKPEETQAHEPTNNPNPSPMAQKFGGADKCSRCGESVYAAEKVVGAGKPWHQNCFNCANCGKRLESTTLTEKDGEIYCKGCYAKNFGPKGFGYGQGAGALVHTQ comes from the exons ATGCCGaactggggagggggaaagagctGTGCGGTGTGCCAGAAGACGGTGTACTTCGCCGAGGAGGTCCAGTGCGACGGAAAGCACTTCCACAAAGCCTGCTTCGTATGCA tGGTTTGCAGGAGGTGGCTAGACAGCACCACGCTGGCCACCCACGAGCAGGAGGTCTACTGCAAGTCCTGCTACGGCAAGAAGCACGGCCCCAAGGGGTACGGGTATGGCCAGGGGGCCGGGACCCTGAACATGGACCGCGGGGAGAGGCTGGGCATCAAGCCCGAGGA GACCCAGGCCCACGAGCCTACCAAcaaccccaacccctcccccatggCACAGAAATTTGGGGGAGCTGATAAGTGCTCCCGCTGTGGGGAATCGGTTTATGCCGCTGAGAAGGTGGTGGGAGCAGGCAag CCCTGGCATCAGAACTGCTTCAACTGTGCCAACTGCGGGAAGAGATTGGAGTCCACCACCCTAACCGAGAAGGACGGCGAGATATACTGTAAAG GTTGCTATGCAAAGAACTTTGGGCCCAAAGGGTTTGGCTACGGTCAAGGAGCGGGGGCCCTCGTCCACACCCAGTGA